In Lodderomyces elongisporus chromosome 1, complete sequence, the DNA window ACCACGCCCATCAACTGTAACAACCACTGAGTCCAATTCAGCAGCGACTACAGTGCTAAATGATAACGACCAGCGTTTGGTTACTTGCTGAGAGCCGGGACCTCCATAAATGAAGAACAAGACAGGATATTTCTTATTCTCGTCAAAATTTGGTGGTAAAGTTTCGACAGAATTGATGAGAAATTTTTCGCCTTGCTCATCAGTCAATTCAACAGTATCAAATTTCACTTCTGGTAAAGCATAATCACGTAACCTTTGAGCAAGCTCTTGGTTATCCTCAATCTCTTTAACATTCTTACCCAATTTCAAATCATTGATCCTTTGCGTTGGCACTCCGGGACCCAAGTCGGACAACAAGAGGAACCTTCCACCCgaggagaaagaagagcTATAATAGCCTTCTTTTGCAGTGATATCCTTGATAAAAGGGAGCCCGTCATTTGATCTGTCTAATAAATTAACAGAGTGGATATGACGCTCAATTGAAGATTTGATTGTGCTTATAAAGTAAACATTGTTTCTAGTATAGTCAAATGCTGCTACGCCTCCAACAACTTCCCAGTTCCCACTTGTCAACAATTCATATTGAGAACTACTAGGGGGTGAAAAATATGCTAAATGATTGTaaccatcaacaacaactgtgTCAATATATCCATCTTGTTGACGTCCCGCTGTCTTGTTCTGCGGTACGTATAATGTATGCGAGGTGATCTCAAACCATGAATCTTTTGCCTCATGAGTTCGCACCAATTTTACACCGCTTTCATCTTGCCCGATTAAGAATATTTCCAACAAATCGCTGGCTCTATTTGAAGTCTTAACCAAGAGCTCGTCTCCAACCCAAACAACTTCCGTTATTAATCTATTCAAAGGATCGATAGTTGACGTTTCGAGTAAGTGGTTTGATActttgcccttttttaCGTCGTATGTGAGTACACTAACCAAAGGATTTGGGTAGCCTGCCTTGGGGTATTTAATGTTGACCAACTCGGGGTAGTCTGTGTGATTCTTTTGAGCATAAAATGGTATGGTGAATTCTGGAACATCAGTGTTGTTGGACTTTAAAAATGCAAACTTTGACCCATCTGCAGACCACCATAAAACAATATCTGTTCCAAACACTTCCTCTTCATAAACCCAATCTGGTTTTCCATTAAACACTTCAGTCGATCCGTCTTTGGTAACTTGTATCGTTTTGTCAAGTTCAGTGTCTTTCAAAaatatgttgttgttgtatatataaGCAACGTGGGTAGAGTCTGGAGACCATGACACTGTGGATAACTTGTCTTGAATGTTGCTATGTAAGGggtttatttctttttttttaacatcCAAGACCCAATATAAGGCCAAAGAAGAGTGTCGCCAGGAGCTAGAGCTATTGGTCTTTAATATAACTTTTTGAAGGTCTGGCGATGCAACGTAATCTGAAATAGTATACTCGATTTCTTTGTATTTAAACGTTGAATGGTCAATTAATGAGTAGGAATAGCTTTCATTAGCCAACGATTTGACTACAATGTTGAGTTCTCCTTGGTCATCGTTCCCTTCATTGATGACATATGTCCCTTGATCATCATATAATGACTCTGGAGTCTGTATCCATTGGATGCTATGCAACTTGGCATCTAATACGTGTTCGTCAAAAACCTTTTTTGTGAATGACAACTTCCCTCCCAAATCTGGTGACTTGAGCGAGGGCCTAGCATATTGAACAGTATCAATCCCTTCGTCATGCAGTAATCCTTTGAAAGAAACCTGTTGTGATTGTAAAGACTGGAGTGACTGGATGTAAAAACTGTTTCCAAAACTCTGGATTGTGATAAGTAAAAATGAACTTCCCCATACTAGCACACTTAGAAGAATTCCAAATGCGAAATATCGCTTAAAGTTTCTTGGAGACCCCAGTTTGGATGAAGATAGTAATGAGCCCTTGGAGTCGTGCTCTTCATAAAACATATTGCTAATGAGTTTCAAGGTGTATGATGGTTATTGATTATGCCTCTtcctgttttgttttcttgctTTGTCTATTTGTCTATTTGTCTGTTTGTCTATTTGTCtacttctttgtttgtctgTTTAATTTGTAAAGAATAATGTATGGGATGTTGATGACTGTGTgaacaagagaaaagtgGAGGAGGCAATAAAACTATGGACAAAGTgatatgaatatatatatatatagatgtatatgtatattcgagtgtgtgtttgtgtgtgggTTCAGTATATATCTAGCTGTTGTGGCGGCTGGTTAGGAAAtgtaaagaaaatcaaaaatagaataaaaaagggAGTACTGATAGAATTCTATAATTAAAGGTAGAAAAGTTGGTGCCGCAGAATAATACAATTCTATGGCCGTACAAGATTGATGGACTCTTTTGGGCAAAGGTTTTTGAGGTGTGCTTCCGCAAACTTGAAATGTTGAACCTAATTGGGAAATCTAATATGGAAgaagttaaaaaaaaaaaaaaaaaaaaaaaaccttcCCTCGCCTTTCTTCTCCCTcaacacacaaacacacatacaccCACTCCCCcacttccccccccccatcaaaaaataaaaaataaaaaataaaaaaaataaaaaataaaaaaaagacagagAACAATTAGAAAGCAGAGTAGTGTACTTTTGGCTAAATTCATAAAAAGTAATCCACACTTTcacaagaattgaaaaatgaaaaaaaacagaaaaactCAAAGAATCCAGATTGGTAGTTTGTAGCTGTATTAATCTTGTTTTGCATTAGGTACTATGTAGACTCTACAAACACAACTTGAAAGTGACTCTGTTTTTGCTCAATATAACAGAGAAAAGCATTTGTGCTATTGCTTGTTTTAAaattaatttctttttttttttttgttttatttctatttcccaaaaaatattaaaaaatttcCGCTTCATTtacacaaaagaaaaactatGCGTCCATATATTACACAGCGTGGACTGCCTCGAATAATCTACAACCCGTAAGAGTAGTACGTGCGGCTTGTTTTCAAACGCgtagttttttcttttttattttatttttttattattttttttaacataTGTAAACAGATCCAAACTTACCAAACTATTCATTTCGAATTTATCAAATGTGTAAAAGTTACTAGCTTCACAGATTATTTGTACctgttttctctttttctcttttctctttttctcctgttttcaatttgataTTGGTCAACATGTCACTGTCGGCATCTCCCAATGAACATTCAAAGTCATATAGACATGAAACGCTTCTACGAAGTTTCAGCAATAGCACAACAGATGATAATTCAttggttttggaaaacacACTAAGCGCCAGCAGTGTACTCCGAATGTTTGAACACGCAATATCATCTCCAAATAACGTGGCTTCACCTGAACTAAAGTATAGTTCTGATATCCTGTCATCACAACAGCCAAATTTTGAAACGTCTCCATCATGGATACAAATCCCGCCCAATGATCAGCAGCTGAACCAGAATCAAAACCAGAATCAAAACCTGAGCCAAAAGCTACAGCAACCTTTGGAAAACATTAATCTCGATCTGTtaccacaacaacatacCAAACCGCCAAATTCTCAACAGTTGCACCAGCAGAAGCTACGAGCGCTCAAGCCTTCGCATATCCCATTGCTTCACTCTCCACCTATAAACCATACCTTTGCACCTTTGAATCACTCATCACCAATTGCGCCAATTGCGCCAAATTTGCCAAATTCGCCAAACGCTGCTGCGAAAGGTAAACTAGACACACCGACACGGCACCATCAAATTGATAGTAGTGAGTTTTTCgatagaaataaagaaaacagagAAAGAGATGAATCTTTATTAAACGGTATTtcgagcaaaaaaaatccaATTCTTAATCAAAGTTTTCAATCTAATGCTGGTGCGCATACTGAGGCCGATACTAGAGCTGAGGTTGGCACTGGCGCTGAAGTAAAGATGATTATTGATCATGAACAAATTGTTAAGCTAACGCATGAAAACGAGTTGCTAAGAAACATATTACAGAAACGATTGGAACCAAACTCTTGCTCAAGTCAAGATGGAGCAAAGAAATCAGCAAGTACTGAAGTAATGATGCGATTGCAAGAAGAATTGGAATCCGTCAAACAGGACAATGCGAGATTGCGTATTTCGAATAAGCAAATTGAAGCAAGCATGCATAATTTGGAACAAAAGTATAATGAAAGCAATGGAATTGCCAATGGAATTGCCAATGGAATTGCCAATGGAAGTGTTAATGGAATTGCCAATGGAAGTGTTAATGAAAATGTTaatgaaattgttgatgaggGTGCAATAAATGATAAAAATAGAGCTATACTAAGGGAGCAAGAGGAAAAACTTGTGAAAATGGCTAAAGAGATTGAAGAATTGAAGCAATTGAATCAGTCGCAAGAAAATGAGTTAAAGCGTTTAGCAGTAATAAATGATGACGAGAAAATGGCTCAGTTCAACACAACACAGGAGTTTGAACAAAcgttgaaaaaattaatgaagaaaattgaGCAATTGGAAACGACTGCTAAAGCAAAAGGCGCAGCTAAAGCAAACTACGTTCCAAAGGAAGGCGAGAAGACGGGAAAAAAtgaggaaaatgaaaagggAATTGGAACCGAAAGTATTGATGGAATTACTTCGTTGAACTTTATTCATCAATCAGAAAATGCTTCACTGGCTCTGGAAACTGGCAGTGTGACTCACAATGTGGCTCACAATGTGGCTCACAATGTGGATCACAATGTGGATCATAATGTAACACAAACTGGCAATGTAAAAATGGTAACTGAAAAAGACGAGCTAATTAACAACTACAATGACAAAGTAGATATTGATAAGGTTAGCTCAAACGACGGtgttgcagcagcagtgtCTCCAttggaaaaagaatcaaCTTTGAGGCACACTTCGCCGAATTCGTCTCACGCATCCGAAACTACTTTTACAGAGTCGTCACCAGTCCTTGACCGTGAACAACTTTGTCTGCGCATTTTTAATGACTGGAGCACATGCAATAAAATATACAAGAAAAATGGTACGGCGATGTCTGAATATGAACTTGCTAAAGTTGATAACTTGTGTCACGAGGATATGGTCTACCTCCTTAAGCATGTAATCACAATGTTTAGGCTAGAATTTACTGATAAATTTGACCATGATTTGGCGAGATTTGCGTGTTTTATTAATCTTGCCTCGAGATTTATTAAGCAAATGCACAAGAAGCTTTACAAAGGTCAGAATTTAAGTTGCTCCTTGTATTTCAGAGGCAAGGCGaagaaaccaaatgggGAAGGGGACTCTTATATGGAAGGGTTGCTGGATTGTTTCAGAAATATGCTTTTGACCATCGACGAGTTGAACCAAACTCACAACAATAAATCGCTTTCCGGTTCCGTAGTGTAAATCATTTGAAATGCAAAAGAAATTCTTTAATAGGGTCTTTTGTTAATCTAATTATctttcatttgttttttttttttacttggTCTGTTcaaaaattcttttttctttttttttgtttccaccATTGCTAGAGTTTAGTTGTTTACTTTTCATtgtataaaaagaaattgaagaaggaatgaaaaagaaaagaaatagtggaaaagaaaagcaataatcatttcaagtgcatccttctttctttagcattgagaaataaaattttcttttaaaagaaaagaacgcTGTATTCGTTAATGTGGTTTACTCAAGTGTTTTCTCTAGAGTAGAGTTTTTGATACTTTGCAACAACTGGAATTTACACgaatattgttgttggcgGAGTTGACaaaatctatatatatCCTATTCCGTGCTTCATTACACGTATAGTTGctataaaacaaaagcatcCACTCTCTTGTTCTGTCCTCCTTTCCTTATACTATCActtcattttgttttgtcttcttttgtcCTCTTTTGGTCTTctgtgttgttgttgttgttgttgttgttgtttgtttgtttgattttttacTCTGTGGGTTTCTTCAACATGTTGAAGTTGGATAATCCTAGCATTCATATTaagttgtttcttgttACACAAATCGTTGTCTTTCATATATTCTAAATCGTTGACTACTTATTCTCTAATTTACATTTCTCAATTCCTAGAACTAATGGGATattccttctccttttatattcttcttGCTATACCATTAATCCCATTAGTTCTGTTAATCCTTCCTATTATATCTTACTAGTCTTATTAGCATCAACTAGACTCTTGTCCTAATTAACTTTTGTCGATCTTCTCATTCAGCTTCTGATTGGTCAGTGTTGGTCGTGTGTATACCAAAGTGATTAAGGCTTACTCTTGGCAACCCATCGACCTTCCTTTGGGTTGCACTTCTGACTTCAATATATTCTTGGCAACTCATCGACCTTCCTTTGGGTTGCACTTCTGACTTCAACACCCTCTCTTAAGCCTAAATCACTtaatcttctttctctcctACACACCTTGCCCTTAACTTCTCAAATTGTGGTTTTGGTAATATATAGTGAACATATCCGCTATCTGAAGTTTCGTGGGTAAGTATTCAACTAATAGGGATCCTTCTTCAACCTTTTCTCTTATGAAGTGGAGTCTTACATCAATGTGTTTAGTTCGATGGTGGTACACAGGATGTATAGCATGCTTAATAGCACTTTGATTATCTTCATACAACTTAATACTAGTCATATCCAACTGAAATTCTTTGAAAACCTGCCTCAACCATTCAGCTTCCTTTGCATCATCACACAATGACATAAACTCAGCTTCCGTCGTACTTAACGCAATTGTCGCCTGTTTCTTGGATCTCCAAGTAATTGGACCATTAGCATATTTGAATACCAATCCAGAGGTTGACTTTCTCGACAATTTGTAATTGGCCCAATCAGCATCACAATATCCTTCTACTTTTGATCCTTCCTCATATTGATAGGTAATTCCAAAATTCTCACTGCCCTTCAAATATCTCAATACCCTCTTTGCTGCTTTCCAGTGAAGTTCCTTTGGCTCTTTCAAGTATCTGGATAGCACACCAACTATATGTGAGATATCAAATCGAACTGTATTTGCTgcaaacaacaattttccAACTAGACTTCGGTAGTTCGATAAGTCTGTTAGCAACTTGTGATTCTTTTCATCTAATGTTAAATCTTGACTTACCATTGATGGTGTTTTCTCAGGTCTGCATTCCTTCATGTTATATTCTTTCACCATTGTCTCAATATAGTCCCTTAAAGTAAGTCCAATCTTGAAATCATCACTTTGTTTGATATTTAAACCTAAGAATTTACTGACCTTTCCAAGATCCTTCATTTTAAATTCTTTCaataaatttttcttcaatattGTGACCGACTCATCAGTGGTTCCTGCAATAAGAATATCATCAACATAAAGTGCAACAATTAACATTGAATGATCATCTTCCTTGAAATATAAACAGTTTTCCGCTCTGTTTCTAATGAATCCTAAATTTCTCAAAACTTTATCAACTCGTTGGTTCCATGCTAACGGAGCTTGCTTTAAACCATATAGGGATTTGTTTAGTTTGCATACCAAGTCTGAACCTTTTGAAATCTCATATCCTTCGGGTTGTTGCATATAAATTTCCTCATCCAAAGTCGCATTAAGAAAAGCAGTGGTTACATCCATCTGATGTAAAaaccattttcttttgagcAGCAATCGCCATCATAATCCTTAATGACTCATACCTAATTACCGGAGCAAAGGTTTCCTCATAGTCTATTCCTTTAACTTGACTGAAGCCTCTGGCCACCAACCTTGCTTTGAACCGTCCATCCTTTTTGATTGTGAAGACCCATCTACACGTGATCgctttccttccttttgGTAATCGTACTAAGCTAAACGTCTGGTTCTCTGCATGTGCACGCAATTCCTCATTAATGGATTCCTTCCATCGATTAGCATCTTTCGAATTCATTGCTTGTTTTAAAGTCTTTGGGACATCTTCCGTTATCattttctcattttctgGCGCAATAGAACTACTGGCAACATAGTTTACTGCATTCAGCTTTGCCATCTGTTGATCAACCAGTTTAGATTCACCATCACTGCCATCATCTAAATCATTGTCCCTCTCTTCATCTGAATCCACTGACATACTCGAGTTGTCATCAACAATTCGAGAAATATCCATTCTTCTATCACGCAGATGATGTTCCATAGCATTTTCCCTCTCTGAAGATAAACTGGGTGGTAAATTGTGATCTCCTATATATTTGTCGTTAGTACGTGGGATCGGCGTCGAATTTCTAGTACGTTTATATCTTGAAGGTGTCATTCTGGAATTTTCAAATGAGAAATCGACAAAAGTTAATTAAGACAAGAGTCTAGTTGATGCTAATAAGACTAGTAAGATATAATAGGAAGGATTAACAGAACTAATGGGATTAATGGTATAGCaagaagaatataaaaggagaaggaatATCCCATTAGTTCTAGGAATTGAGAAATGTAAATTAGAGAATAAGTAGTCAACGATTTAGAATATATGAAAGACAACGATTTGTGTaacaagaaacaacttAATATGAATGCTAGGATTATCCAACTTCAacacaacaaaacaatcaatCTGTTATATGTCTGAAGTGTAATGTGTAAAACGTGGACAGCGCTACCTTGAACGTCACGatttttggtgttggtgttctACAGTATTTATCCATCTACTCCGCAGCTACTACATAGCAAGTTAAGATTTTCGTAGTGAAAAGGAGAGAGGTGCAACGCGAGAGCGGtgcaacaaccaaaaaagaagaaagaagtaTGGAGATTTATATGAACTTTTCATTGTTGAAATATCAATGGATGATTAAATaagagagagggaaaaaGTACAGAAACTTATTTGATAGAACGTTGACGATATATGGAAAAAGTAGGGAAGAAGAGTTGTTCGAGATGGAAAGCCAGATGAAATGCATCTTCAAAACAATCAATAATTGAGttcctgttgttgttgtagtagtagtagtgaaATCTCTAGAATTGACGTGTACGTTTTCGATTCACTagttttattgtttttcctttcctgttgttgctgttgttgctgttgtggtTGCTGTGCTAGTGCTTGTAGAAGAGAGAAGTTAATATGTgactttgttgtttgtttagtGGCGGAGGGTACAGGGCTGTTCCTGGTGGGGGTCATGGAAATTatatttctctctctcaaaaaaaaaggttctCGTTCCAAACATTCGCTGCAACTTgatgccaaaaaaaaaaaaagaaaaaaagatgaagaagaagaacaaagaaagcaCCAAAATGCAACATCTACTTTTGTTATACAAGCAGAGGGAGAGCAAGGAAAAGAGCATTGGGAAAGGTCAGAAACATCCtactatttttcttcttcttctttttttttttttggtaagaaaaaaaggaaaagtaaaaCGAAGAGGTTCAATGTTGCTTTAGCCTGCTTTCCGTCTGTcattacttttcttttttttttcttaatttactctttgttg includes these proteins:
- a CDS encoding uncharacterized protein (MEROPS:MER0000405), with protein sequence MFYEEHDSKGSLLSSSKSGSPRNFKRYFAFGILLSVLVWGSSFLLITIQSFGNSFYIQSLQSLQSQQVSFKGLSHDEGIDTVQYARPSLKSPDLGGKLSFTKKVFDEHVLDAKLHSIQWIQTPESLYDDQGTYVINEGNDDQGELNIVVKSLANESYSYSLIDHSTFKYKEIEYTISDYVASPDLQKVILKTNSSSSWRHSSLALYWVLDVKKKEINPLHSNIQDKLSTVSWSPDSTHVAYIYNNNIFLKDTELDKTIQVTKDGSTEVFNGKPDWVYEEEVFGTDIVLWWSADGSKFAFLKSNNTDVPEFTIPFYAQKNHTDYPELVNIKYPKAGYPNPLVSVLTYDVKKGKVSNHLLETSTIDPLNRLITEVVWVGDELLVKTSNRASDLLEIFLIGQDESGVKLVRTHEAKDSWFEITSHTLYVPQNKTAGRQQDGYIDTVVVDGYNHLAYFSPPSSSQYELLTSGNWEVVGGVAAFDYTRNNVYFISTIKSSIERHIHSVNLLDRSNDGLPFIKDITAKEGYYSSSFSSGGRFLLLSDLGPGVPTQRINDLKLGKNVKEIEDNQELAQRLRDYALPEVKFDTVELTDEQGEKFLINSVETLPPNFDENKKYPVLFFIYGGPGSQQVTKRWSLSFSTVVAAELDSVVVTVDGRGTGFNNLNYKLGQKFKFIVRDKLGKYEPVDVINSAKIWAKKSYVDPDRIAVWGWSYGGFLTLKTLETDYEDSVFNYGVAIAPVTRWRLYDSIYTERYLRTPQENPEGYLTGSINNVTNFEHVKKFFIGHGSGDDNVHVQHTLQLLDEFNLAEIENFEFMIFPDSNHGMSYHNGNKVVFDRILDFFRRAFDGEFV